In Vigna unguiculata cultivar IT97K-499-35 unplaced genomic scaffold, ASM411807v1 contig_98, whole genome shotgun sequence, a single genomic region encodes these proteins:
- the LOC114172958 gene encoding pentatricopeptide repeat-containing protein At1g74850, chloroplastic-like has translation MEKTTDAQDFPVAKAAMSFLQDNVPSSSFTFPEWNKGRIVCQQSQLRQILTGTESSSSKKKMDKLISLSNTPLTTAGAVASKPDGKANDVDSRTDSTRTELLTSAV, from the coding sequence ATGGAGAAAACCACAGATGCCCAAGATTTCCCTGTAGCAAAGGCTGCCATGTCATTCTTACAGGATAATGTCCCATCATCATCGTTTACTTTCCCTGAATGGAACAAAGGTCGCATTGTTTGTCAGCAGTCACAACTAAGACAAATTCTGACTGGCACTGAATCATCTTCtagtaagaaaaaaatggataaattaATATCTTTGAGTAATACCCCATTGACTACTGCTGGTGCTGTAgcatccaaacctgatggtaaAGCTAACGATGTTGATTCTAGAACCGATAGTACGAGAACCGAGCTTCTAACCAGTGCAGTTTAG